From a single Bradysia coprophila strain Holo2 unplaced genomic scaffold, BU_Bcop_v1 contig_688, whole genome shotgun sequence genomic region:
- the LOC119083538 gene encoding sialin: protein MTNDTENTNDSEKQLTHSEQSNQPLVCDNDDNPKIQYTNSAARQSNVSFTLPEKVTSTIYCSTKDSLTQLKSIKTNCVKSRTVLWWLVFIGFAINYMIRINVNITIVDMVMQKKVVNGNSTTKLVRGICLNADTAMSVSSYGNASNLLTEGGRETCSLERKLLQILNLNQHTDGFEWNEKQQGMLLGSFYWLHWVMQIPGGILARKYGTKLVFGLSNVIGCLMCSIMPIVSFLDYRLLIFVRVLQGFICGLAWPAMHNMTAQWIPPHERSKFVTAYLGSSVGIAVFYPIFGAVISLSSWEYVFHLCSILGVIWYVGWLYFVFDSPEKHPRIDPDEKEYILQSLQGSFQNRKKHSVPWKRILTSCPVWMIVISQFGGIWALFTLMVQAPTYFKVIHGWDIKMIGLLSGIPHLMRMFFAFFFSMFGDWLLRTDKMSATSVRKLATFVCSILKGVFVIGIAYSGCNSTSAVVFLTIATALHGAVSTGALASMVDIGPNFSGVILGISGMVGILPGFISPFVVGYLTFGNQTIEQWKYVFMISAGLLIVTGTLFVLFSDSKEQYWNKLADDDDDDGDDGYNKPTIQYSKVPLNEAPANEIRMESSQLKTLKREKWET from the exons AAAACACCAATGATTCCGAGAAACAGTTGACACATTCCGAACAGTCAAATCAACCGCTCGTTTGCGACAATGACGACAATCCGAAAATCCAGTACACCAACTCAGCCGCTCGCCAATCAAATGTATCATTCACATTGCCCGAGAAAGTCACCTCGACGATTTATTGTTCGACCAAAGATTCACTGACGCAGCTAAAATCCATTAAGACCAATTGTGTAAAGTCTAGAACGGTTCTGTGGTGGTTGGTGTTCATTGGATTTGCCATCAATTATATGATTCGGATCAATGTGAATATCACGATTGTCGATATGGTGATGCAAAAGAAAGTGGTAAACGGTAACTCGACAACAAAACTTGTTAGGGGGATATGCTTGAATGCAGACACAGCCATGTCAGTGTCGAGTTACGGTAATGCATCTAATTTGTTGACAGAGGGTGGTCGGGAAACATGTTCTCTGGAAAGGAAACTTTTGCAGATACTAAAT CTTAATCAACACACCGATGGCTTTGAGTGGAACGAGAAGCAGCAAGGCATGCTATTAGGATCATTTTATTGGTTGCATTGGGTTATGCAAATTCCTGGTGGCATTTTGGCTAGAAAATACGGAACAAAACTCGTATTCGGTCTATCGAATGTCATAGGATGTCTAATGTGTAGCATCATGCCGATCGTTTCGTTTCTGGATTACAGACTCTTAATATTCGTCAGAGTTCTTCAAGGTTTTATTTGT GGTCTGGCCTGGCCAGCAATGCACAATATGACCGCTCAGTGGATTCCGCCACATGAACGCAGTAAATTCGTAACGGCCTATTTGGGAAGTTCCGTCGGAATTGCAGTGTTTTATCCGATCTTCGGAGCAGTCATATCCTTGTCATCGTGGGAGTATGTATTCCATTTGTGTTCAATTTTGGGTGTCATTTGGTATGTCGGATGGTTGTACTTTGTGTTTGATTCGCCGGAAAAACATCCTCGTATCGATCCCGATGAGAAAGAGTACATTTTGCAGTCATTGCAGGGATCATTTCAAAATAGGAAAAAG CACTCCGTTCCGTGGAAGCGCATTCTAACTTCTTGTCCAGTTTGGATGATTGTAATTTCACAATTTGGAGGAATTTGGGC ACTATTCACCTTAATGGTCCAGGCCCCGACTTACTTTAAAGTCATACACGGATGGGACATCAAAATGATCGGATTACTATCCGGCATTCCCCATCTGATGCGAatgtttttcgcttttttcttttcgatgtTCGGTGATTGGTTACTGCGAACGGATAAAATGTCCGCAACAAGTGTGCGAAAATTGGCAACATTTGTCTGTTCCATTCTAAAGGGAGTGTTTGTGATCGGAATCGCTTATTCCGGATGCAATTCTACGTCGGCTGTTGTGTTTCTAACGATTGCAACAGCTTTGCACGGGGCTGTATCGACTGGTGCTTTGGCTAGTATGGTCGACATTGGTCCGAATTTTTCGGGTGTCATTTTGGGAATAAGTGGCATGGTGGGCATTTTACCGGGATTCATATCGCCGTTCGTTGTGGGATATTTAACTTTCGGAAAT CAAACCATTGAGCAGTGGAAGTACGTTTTTATGATATCGGCAGGTCTGCTGATTGTCACCGGAACATTATTCGTATTGTTTTCCGATTCCAAGGAGCAGTATTGGAATAAGTTGgcagatgatgatgatgatgatggtgatgATGGATACAACAAACCTACAATCCAATACTCAAAGGTTCCTTTGAATGAAGCACCGGCCAATGAGATTCGCATGGAATCTTCTCAGctcaaaacattaaaaagggaaaaatgGGAAACTTAG
- the LOC119083545 gene encoding uncharacterized protein LOC119083545 has translation MKKLNFIWLFVLLLHCTNGFLLQMVSHLLGGPECMTLTQLLRSIQISCNEQRHNKTLWSQIIECHRPMTDEFMRTSSEALCPSPKHVQNTTDERFSIEEVFFNVCGIVAGPVETLAGHACITFGRGTLPSHADEVKEVKRRWGQDLPCNIGKCTKQLGLNLGL, from the exons AtgaaaaaacttaattttatttggcTTTTTGTATTACTCCTGCATTGCACTAATGGGTTCTTGTTACAAATGGTATCGCATCTATTAGGAGGACCAGAGTGCATGACGTTAACCCAATTACTGCGATCAATCCAGATTTCATGCAATGAACAAAGACATAACAAAACACTGTGGAGTCAAATCATTGAATGTCACAGACCGATGACTGATGAG TTCATGCGGACCAGCTCGGAAGCTTTATGTCCTAGTCCAAAACACGTACAAAATACAACAGACGAGAGATTTTCTATAGAGGAAGTCTTTTTTAATGTCTGCGGAATAGTTGCTGGCCCAGTTGAAACACTTGCT gGTCACGCTTGTATAACATTCGGAAGAGGTACACTTCCATCTCATGCTGATGAAGTTAAGGAGGTAAAAAGAAGATGGGGTCAAGATCTGCCGTGCAACATTgga aaatgCACAAAGCAACTGGGCTTGAATTTGGGCCtctga
- the LOC119083546 gene encoding trehalase-like, which translates to MSNQIIVSVESNLLTMKWIHRLCYLIVLIYCITKVHGNIGSISSICDGKDSPNEVCNRLGLKPQCDSKIYCQGKLLCMVQMARIFSDSKTFVDMKTIGTEEETIENFKKWNSQYPDPTPENVAEFVWANFGDVGSEFEQWTPVDHKNFTDLKISQKILDPKYREWAAYLHNLWLDLGKKIKKEVIDNPQHYSIIPVEHPFIVPGGRFREIYYWDSYWVVQGLLLSEMYSTVRGMIQNLLDMAKLGGFVPNGGRVYYRGRSQPPLLTPMVRAYCDATGSYAFLNEALGIMEMEFKYWKNEHAVWVNGHRLYRYFESTCDPRPESYFEDILTASSCNSEESRQNMYSEIKAAANSGMDFSSRWYIVNNGTNQGELKDMKTRSVVAVDLNAWMYYIAKSLAYLFLKSGESFVNRVKAVQYENEASTIKKAINQVLWNEKAGCWLDYDLINRKSRDYFVASNLVPLYVECYDEAKRSYISKRILQYIKANHLDDFVSLPNTLFECENGQQWDYPNVWPPMQHIAVMGLDKLGTTEATKMAYRWCARYVRSNHAGFAKNDHCYMYEKYNCLKSGYYGGGGEYDIQTGFGWSNGVVLSFLNKYGGILSSTDEQLVTCSSLSQY; encoded by the exons ATGTCTAATCAGATTATCGTATCCGTTGAATCAAACCTTCTGACCATGAAGTGGATACATCGATTGTGTTATCTTATCGTTCTAATCTATTGTATTACTAAAGTACATGGTAACATTGGTAGCATCAGCAGCATCTGCGATGGCAAGGACAGTCCAAATGAAGTGTGCAATCGACTCGGACTGAAACCACAATGCGacagtaaaatttattgtcagGGCAAACTGCTCTGTATGGTCCAAATGGCACGGATTTTCAGCGATTCAAAGACTTTCGTCGATATGAAGACTATAGGAACGGAAGAGGAAacgattgaaaattttaaaaagtggAACAGTCAGTATCCTGACCCGACACCAGAAAATGTTGCAGAATTTGTGTGG GCTAACTTTGGTGACGTTGGATCCGAATTCGAGCAGTGGACACCGGTCGACCACAAAAACTTTACCGATCTaaaaatttcgcaaaaaatTCTTGATCCTAAATATCGAGAATGGGCTGCCTATTTGCACAATTTGTGGCTAGATCTTGGTAAAAAGATTAAGAAGGAAGTTATA GATAATCCACAGCATTATTCAATAATTCCGGTTGAACATCCATTTATCGTTCCCGGCGGAAGATTTCGCGAGATTTATTATTGGGACTCATATTGGGTGGTGCAAGGTCTGCTGTTGAGTGAAATGTACAGCACGGTTCGTGGAATGATCCAAAACTTGCTGGACATGGCAAAGCTTGGCGGATTTGTACCTAATGGAGGACGAGTCTATTATCGGGGCCGATCGCAACCACCACTGTTAACGCCTATGGTCAGAGCCTACTGTGACGCAACAGGGAGCTACGCATTTTTGAACGAGGCGTTAGGCATCATGGAAATGGAATTTAAATACTGGAAAAATGAGCACGCAGTCTGGGTTAACGGTCACCGATTGTACCGATACTTTGAGAGTACGTGCGATCCGAGGCCGGAGAGCTATTTCGAAGACATTCTCACGGCTAGCAGCTGCAATTCTGAAGAATCCCGACAAAACATGTACTCAGAAATAAAGGCGGCTGCGAACAGTGGTATGGACTTTTCATCCCGTTGGTACATCGTCAATAATGGAACGAATCAAGGAGAATTAAAAGATATGAAAACGCGTTCAGTCGTAGCAGTTGACTTGAACGCCTGGATGTACTATATCGCCAAATCGTTGGCTTATCTGTTTCTGAAGTCGGGAGAATCTTTCGTAAATCGAGTCAAGGCAGTGCAGTATGAAAATGAGGCATCTACAATAAAGAAGGCAATCAATCAAGTACTGTGGAACGAGAAGGCTGGATGTTGGTTGGACTATGACCTGATCAATCGGAAAAGTCGAGATTATTTCGTGGCGTCGAATTTAGTGCCCTTGTACGTGGAATGTTATGATGAAGCCAAAAGGTCGTACATTTCGAAAAGGATCTTACAATACATCAAAGCCAACCACTTGGACGATTTTGTCAGTCTTCCGAATACCCTTTTCGAATGTGAAAATGGTCAACAGTGGGACTATCCGAATGTGTGGCCTCCAATGCAg CACATCGCTGTGATGGGATTGGATAAATTGGGAACCACAGAAGCGACAAAAATGGCGTACAGATGGTGTGCAAGATATGTGCGATCGAATCACGCTGGATTCGCAAAGAATGACCATTGTTACATGTATGAAAAG TACAATTGCCTGAAGAGTGGTTATTACGGTGGTGGCGGTGAATATGATATTCAGACTGGATTTGGTTGGAGTAATGGTGTCGTACTGTCGTTCTTGAATAAATATGGTGGCATACTTTCATCCACTGACGAGCAGTTGGTAACATGTAGCTCACTAAGTCAATATTAG